TTTATTTGATTAGTAATAATTGTGTCAATTAAAGTACTACCATACTCGTACACGTTCTTTTGTGCTCcgagaaatttcaatgtCGTTGTCAATATTTCAGTAGAGCTCGCAAACTTTGCATGATTGTTGACCTCCGCATAATAAGACCAAGATTGTACTGCTTGAGCAGAAAAACCTTTGCggaagaattgaatcaGTGGCGCGTAGTCCCTCAGATCACCTTCTTCCTCCAACATGGCTAAAATTCCAGATAGTGTCTCTAGTACACCATCGTCCATGCTAGACTCCGCAACATATTGggatttcttcttcgaatATAAATGCTGTATGGGACCTCCCGATCTTTCTTGTGAAACCATCAGTGGATGACTTCAACTCTAGAGATATGGGATGGAATTGTTTGAACCTTTTTACCTATTCAACATTAATTAATTACCTTTAACTTTGAACACTTCTTATGCGAtgagctgaaaaattttggaactCGTTCGATGAGACATGAAAACACTTCGAACTTCGGCGGCTTCTCAAAACGCGAAAGAAACCTTCAGCAGCACGGGAAAGTCATATATCAGATGGCATCCGCAAGAGCACTCTGTTGAATACTGTTTCTCTGTGTTATCAACTCATGTACTCACCATCTAACTTCCAAGGGTATTTCTGAAAGGTGATATCTCGCGCATCACAGTTTCCCAAAAGCGTCGAGAGTAGAACACTGTTGCCAAAAGAATCGAGATTATCAGTGATATTAATACCAACACAGTCTTAATATAATAGTTTTAAGGATTATGGACCATTTTTATTTCGAAATTCGTTGAGACCCGAGTTTTCACTCTTGTTGTATTTGCATTGCGGGGGAGTGTTAGCGCAGTGGCATGATTTAGGAGAGCACGATCACCCTCTATAATATTAAAATATTATCGCCCAGAACTGTGATCTTTTATTCAGTAATCTTTTATTCAGTAATCTTTCACAACCGTGAGGTTTTCCTGCATCTTATGTGCTTGTTAGTAGTTTTATAGAAGACAGATGAGAAGAGCAGGCCATTCTTCTATTTTTGAGCGATGAAATTCATCACATTGGCGCTATACGAAATATGTGAaccttttgtttttcttgcaTCGGGGGTAGATTAATTTGATACTTCCCTTACAAAACTTAGAGTCACTTGAATCTTTAGTTCCATAGGTTTTCTTATGCTCAGAACCGTCCACAATATTGCTGCATGATGTTTTGTAAGATCTTTCTCAAAGACGCAGCTTACCATTTGGAAGCGGAGAGCAAAGAGGGCATTTGCACTAAATGGACAGATGCTCTCATTTTGTGCAAAAATGCTAATAGAACTTAACATCCATTCAGTTTGAATTGGtcaacaaaatattttgaacttttttgcTGTGACAGCCCACAATAATTCATATTCCCTGCAGAAAAATGCTTCTTAACAGAGATTTTTAATGGTGTAATAGCTGTTTACCCAAAATACATTTATTTAACCGCCAATCCATTATCATTAATCTCTTAGTGCAGCGTTATACTCTCAGTGTTACCCGTCCCAAATATTATACGTGCACCGTAGCTGCACAATTTTGAATCgaatatcaaaagatagAGAGAGAGAGACCTCGTATGGTTCTTAGATAATTTTAACAGTTTCTGTTTTTATACGTTTTAGAAGTCGATTGTTATGACCTAAGTTGCCATGATGCTGGTAAgattaaaaaaagttgGATTACAACTCATACAACGGTCGTACTCTGTGAAAAGTGCGGCGCGTGTACCTAAGAAATCTGGCAGAACACAGTTTGACAAATCGATGTTAAAGCCCGCCCTGGTAGTTATAATATTTGGATCTATGCTAAGTCACGTATCAAATCAGCAGAAGAGGCATGCGGAGTTAGAGAGGCGATATGGCTTGAAGATGGAGATACTTAATGATCTCATCGGGAGGGCCAAGAATGGCGATATCGACTTTGAAGTGGATCGCGAATTAAAACTCGTGAATAAGTTGTTTAGTCGACACTCCGATTTTAAAGACTTCAATTTAGAAGAGGAAGCCGATGATGCAAGAGGCACGTATGATTCGCAGACTTACTCCAAACAAGATATTCTGGAGAGCCTGAATCGTTCGACAGGCACTCAAGAGCCTGAATCATTGGACGATTTTCTGAAAAGCATAATCGAAGAGGCAGATGATAATCTCCTTATAGAACGCGACCAAAACGTGAGGAAACAAGGGCAACCCCACCACACGACACTGAAATCTAGCAGTGAAGGAATTGTGGAGGATAAGCAAATTTTGAGACGCGAAGCTGAAAGGGAGAGTGAACTTGAGGATTACAAACCATCTACCGAAGTTCACTTGATTGTGGAGAATCCCGGTGAATTATACAAGGCCGCAGAGGAGACTAAAGTAACAAAATTTCTATAAATGTGTTATAAGGTCTCCTCACGCCTCTCGACAAAGAATTGTCCCTAATAccatgatttttttaaagtATCTATAACGAATTTAGCACATACCTGTATATACCccgatgatgatgaaatatcaaattcaatattGACGCATTGCTGCTTTTCGTTGTTTcattcaataatttttttttcaggattccatctttgattcctttgaattatttgatgaaagcGAGCCAGAACCTAAAGCAGAAAGACACTCTTCTCTATCGCTAGTATTTGATTCATCTTTATCTTGAGCAGAATCTGGTGATATAGTCGAACCCTGATTTGATGTGGGCTCACGATTATTCTCATGAATAGCCAAAGGAGGAGATGCCTTCATCACATTCGCACCATTGACGCTTTGTGGTGTTATTGGTTTACCCTTGACATTACCAACCACAGAAGGTGTTTCGCGATCTTGAGTTTGAGCTTGAGGATTTTTATCTATTATTGCGGGACTATTTTGGGAACTGTGGGTAGTGTCCATTCGATCTGGTACAGAGTTTGACGTAGTACTTGGGTCTCTTTTAGACACTGCGTGCATATTCTCTGGAGAAAGATTCCCAACGCTAGGGCTGCTactttcaatatttttgttggATTTTTCAGCCTTATTATAACTGAAGTGATGTCTATTAGTATCAGACCGCTGTGGGTTGCTATACCCGGGCGATGATGTGGATTGCGAATTCTTATTAGCCATTGCATGCGGCGAGAGGGCTTGTATGTTTGTCAAAGTCTGTAAAAGCTCAGCTGGCAGGTTTCTCAATTGGCTCAGATTAGGAGGTGATTGCTGCAAATCtacagaagaagaagatttcCATTGTTGCGAATTATATGCTGGGGATTGTGATCTATTTGGCATAAACTCTCTTGGTTGTTCATCTGTCAACAAACCTGGAATCTGGGTGAGAAGAATATGAATTCTGTTTAAGGCATTTGAAGCCTTATCAAAGGACTTTGCCCCGACTTTCAATATCCAAATGTAGTTACGAAGACAATCTCTAAATCCCACTGCTTCATCTGTCGTTTTGGAAGTAACATACAGCAGAGCTGCAAATGTTCCGATCAACATTAGATTTCCAGTAGAGCAAGTGTACCAAAAAGCGTTTATATGTTCATTTTTTAGGTCACGAACAAATTCAATAGCTGCTACCAATCTAGTCTTGGCGGCAGTTCGACAAACCTGCACAAGTTCCTTGGGTGTATCTTGTTTCAAAGTTGTTATGATTTTTCTGTGCAACGTGATTTCAGCAGCAAAGTACGCCAATGTTAAAGTTGCATTAGGGTTAAATTTCCTAGGAACAAATCTGTTCATAgacaattttgaaggcaATGAATGATACCACTCGCGTAACTTCAATTGTAAAGGTTTAGCAAGTTTCAATACCTGCTCGATTTTTGAGGTCACCTGCATACCTCCTTCTGTATAAAATGTGTCCATGATTTCACCCAAAATCACACTAAGAGATACCACTTGTTGAAACATTAATGTACCATCAACAAAATCCTCATTACCTGGAAACATGTCAAATAAGGCACCACTACTTAACGGATTTTCCATACTAGAGTTCGGCCTAGATGCTTCATGACTTTCGCTAATTGAAGGTGAAATGCTGGGAAAATCTTCCTCTGAGAGCATCCTAACCATCCAATTTCTGCCAAATATCAGGTGAGAAGGACGAGACTCCAGTAGGGCTACCCACTTATCTTGACACCAGACGGCCCATGCCAGCCTCCTACGCAGCCCTCTTTCCCACCTAGGTAGCTTCCAATCTTGACAATCAACCCCTAAGCCTAACTCTTCTGAAAGCGCGACAACAGCCGAATTTAAAACCCAATTATTTGAGCATTCACTTCTGCACTGTAAAAGAAGCAAGCCTGTTTGAACCATACTTAGTTTAGGTCTTTCAATCATGTCAAAAAATGTTCTAAATGCAATTTCATTGAGCTGAGATGCAACGTCTGGTTTTGGAAATCCAATCAACTTAGGATGAAAATCCCACCATTGCAACGCAAGTGAATAAACGGAAGCCAACAACGGCGCCGTTAACTCTCGGTATGATCTAGCGTATTTTTCTAAGAATACACGTTCATGCAAAATTGGGAAGTGAGGATGAAttaatttgaagaagatctCAACCAATACCTTCCCATGAGGGTAAATCAGTTTTTCAACCATATCAATCTCTTGTTCCTGTTTCATATACAGTTGCTGATTAAAATTATCTCTTAATATGAACTGCACATTTGGAGCAACTCTTCGTAGTGATACAGATGGTGACAATTGTATTTGATCAATGTGATCCAACTTAATGTGGTTTACCAAATTAATATCATATATTGAAGTTGCACCGACATAAAATGATGATCTTGGATACTGCGCATGCGATTGAGATGACGAGAACTGCTGTACCTGTTGTTGAGGATCGTGTGGTTGCCTGGTACCGACTGTGTTTGAATTAACCGCAGGTTTGCAATATGGCGAATCTCTTGAATGATTTGTCGATGCAGAATGACTCATAGACTCATTTAAATGCTGCAAAAGTTCTGTATAGTATTGAACAACGTTTTCGTTTCCGATACTATTATTTTGCAGCTTAGTTTTCTTGTATGGTGCCTCCAAATTACTAATGTCATTGGTTCTAACATGCTTACTGCCATTATCATTTGGCTTATAGCCCCTATGCGGCTGCTCTGAAAAAGTACATTTGATACCCTTTGTTTCACACTGAACacaatttgaaaggttAGGAACGATAACGCATTTAGTTTGCCTTCGCCTGCAATGGTCACAAGGTGATTCCGTTATGATTGATTTGTTTGTAccatttttattattgttgTGAGTCTCACCATTATCATTTGTATGATTTCCATAATGTGCACTGGGGGTTCCAGTATTTGAATTCGGATTTGTATTTAACTGAAAAGTTGAGTTGTTTGGATTGACAGACTTGCTCAACAATGTTTGATAGTGATGCAAAAGCGCATCTAAATTTTGTTTCTCATTTGAATTTCCGTGTTCTAAGTTACGAGTATTATCCGTTTCAGAGTTATTCTTATAGATAGCCATGCCAGGTGTATCCATATCTTGTTGACTGAAAGTATTTGAGAACAAATGGGAATTATCACTCGCCAGGTTTTGCAGAATTGCCGTATAGTTATCATTAAAGCTCAGTACCTCGTTGTTAATGTTAGACCTTTCCTGCCTCCCCGGTTGCTCGCTTTGGGAGgcttcatttttcttatcGCCATTGAAAGTCTGAGTCATGGATTGCTCTCTATTTCTGTCATTTGAACCTAAAAATCCATCTGTTCGCGATATCTCTGAGCCCGAAGACATCCCTAACTACTTATCAGAGCTTGAATTTATAGTCACACTCCAGAGAAAGGAAGATTATCACTGTGATTATACAGAGGATGTACTTCAATGCTATCTCAGATTGCCAATCATCggatttcctttttttctctcaTTTTGCATCAACAACCAGTAAAAGGCGATGACGAATTTCGTACGAGTATCATTTATTACGTACATAATTAATGATAATAGCTAGTTAAGCTAACTGATATGTATGAAAGGACCAGAGCATCTCCATGTATGGGCCGTAGGCAACTGCTGCTCAGTATACAAACTCCCCAAGGTACGCTTCGGCAACAAATCTAGCCCTTGCATTGAGAAACAGTTTGATCTCACTAATCTCTTTGTCGACATCTTCCATGAACTCGATGATAAAATCAACAAGTTTCCCTGTCTTCATCGATTCTGTATGCTTGTTGgttatcaaaaatgaaatgctATAGCCTGAGATTGGAGTACGCCTCAATATGTAGAACGACTCGGCACGTTGCTCCAGGAACCGTGTGAACTTGTGTACCAAAATCTGCTCGATTTCGTCTGCTTGTTTGACCTTGATGCTCACCCTGACGGAGTTTACACTGGATTCGATCAAAACCTGCTCATTCTCGTTACGCGAGATATGCATTGGTTGCAATAGAAGCTCAGCACTTGTGTTAGGCACTTCGACCTCTGGCCTGTTGTGTCTTTCAACCTCTAAAGAGGAGAAATTGCTCAGCGTCAAAGCGGCTTCCAAAGAGTAGCGCACCGCTGTGAGATATGGACGAAGTGATTGCGACATTTTTTAGGCAACTTGAACCTCACTATTATGGTGTCTTTCGACGTGCTTCGTCTTGTTAAAAAGCATTATTTTCAGTTAAAGGGCCCCTTTCTGATACTCAAGATGATAACTATTCTACTATTTTGTCGGGTAACCCAAAcagcaaaaaattgcatGATATATGAGATTCTACTCTTGAATCTTATAGTGCGACGGATATCATCGTGGTAATAATAGACCTTTGGAATGCCAGATGGTGAGTGGAAGGATGCCAGAGATGCGAAAGGTAGGGTTTACTATTATAACGTAAAAACAGGAAAGTCTCAATGGGAAAAACCGGAGGCGCTGTTCACCGTGCAGGAATCACTATTATCCAAACACGGCTGGAAGGTTAGCAAAACACCTGAGGGCACAATATACTATTACCACACTGAAAGTGGGAAGTCTCAGTGGGATGTACCTCAATTTGCAGATGAGAATCTCTCAAAAAGTGAAGCCAAGAATATAGAAGATGTGCCCCAGACTGCCTACATAGAAAAGTCATCAGAGGCGGAGGTGAAGGTAGTCCCATCCATGGTGAAAGTTAAGAATGATCAGAGAGATGTCAGTAATCTCATGATATTGAACCCCGAAAGAAAGTCGAAAGAAGAGGCCGAAAAAGAGTTCATCGAAATGCTGCAGCAAAATCAAGTCGATTCTACTTGGTCGTTCAGCAAAATCATCTCTGAATTGGGTGCAACGGATCCCAGATATTGGATTGTCGATGACGATCCACTATGGAAACAAGATGTGTTTGATAAATATTTGACGAATAGAACAGAAGACCAGCTGCTGAAGGAGAGGACTGAAACGGAAAAATTTAAGGAAGCCTTTGAACAAATGCTTAGAggcaaaaatcaaataaaatattACACGCGATGGTCTACAGTTCGAAGGTGGATCGCAAATGAACCAATTTATAAGCATTCGGTGGTTAAAGAAGCTGTTAAAaggaaaacttttcaagattACGTTAAGCGCTTGAAGGAAGAAAGGGAAGAGTCTATAAAGAGTCTCAAGGAGCAAGCTATCAAAGAGCTACACGAATACCTTTCCAATATACTCTTGAATCCGGAGAATCgtacaaaaaataaagaggaTATACCCATATTGACGTTGCAGCAATTGTTGAACAGTTAccttttcgaaaaaaataagagATTCATGGCTAACAAACATTTTAAGATACTAACGCATGCAGATGTGTTAAAAGTTTATTTAGAAATATTAGGGGAGGAAGAGAAAACACTGCATGACAAATGGAGAGCTTTAAGTGAGTGCTGCTATACAAGAGACCGAATCGCTCGTGATAACTTCAAAGGTCTTTTGAGAGAGCCAAAACTACGTATACGAGCCAATTCCAATTGGAATGATGTATATCCGCATTTTAAGAATGATGAAAGATTTCTTCAACTATTAGGAACAGACGGATCCAACGCGTTAGATTTCTTTCTAGATTACGTCGAGGAATTGAATATAACAATCGGTGCACACCGATCAATGGCACAGACACTTCTTatagataaaaaatttcaatggCAAGACGATGATACAAAAAATAGGTCAGGCTTAATCAAAGTGCTGGAgcaaaatccaaatttcGAGAAAGTTGATAAAATAGATATGGACCTAGTCATTGATCAATTGCTCAAAGTGAGGAAAGAAAAGCTCATACAAGAGGCTGAGGTTCAGCAGAGGATTCTGGACCAGAAAAAGCATTTGTTTAAGTTAATGCTCCATAGACTTTATCGAAACCTTGCAAGCAAACCGACCTGGGAAGCTGCCTACCATCAACTTGAACAAACGGTGGAATTTAAGGAGCTTGCTAGCAGTGACGTTTCTCTCAAAGATCTTTACGAGGAGTTCTTAGCTGAATGCTCTTCTATAGGGCCACATGTCAATACAACGATACCAAAggtttcaaagaaaagaccATTGACACCTTCTATTGAATTAGACTACTAATTGTAAAAATCATGCTTTCATCAAGACGAgcgaagaagaaatctATACATTAGCTTATATAAATTCATTCATTACTCATCAATGAGCTGAGACCTAAAAGACCCATCATAGCGAATTTAGCATACTTGTTTTCCGAGATCCAAATGGTTATGTAACCGATCTGAGGAATGTAACCCTTTACAGTTCCTACAATGTCACTCTGCTTATTCAAATagatatttttatttgcaTACAGGGGAATATCATTACCTGCGTTATTGTCACCTTTTGTTAAAAGCAACTGCTTATTATTCTTCTCACTGTGGTGTTCCCTCATTACTCTGTGGACGATGGGAATTGATTTACCTTCAACTTCGTAAATAACCACATCACCGACTCTGCTTCTCTGATTTCTATTCCATAAAAACAAGACATCGCCTCTTTGAAATGCAGGCTCCATTGAGCCTGACAACACCACCACTATTGGGGAATGTGAATTAGTGGCCAGTGAGAGCCCCTTCCAGAACATAAAAGCTGAAGAAAGCACGAAGCATAGGTTTAAAAATCTGGTAAGCTCGAATCTAAGATTCATCTAGACAGTATGCTGGAGGAATTAAACTGAATCAATTACGTATTATTACCTAGACCAACATGCGTGTCTCCAGAGTCGAAATTGAATGTTCTCTTTATTGGAATCAACTAAACACGGCGGGTAACCGTTGACACTATATACAAAAGTCTATATGCTGTAATGCTCATACTTCCGGTTTTATTAAAAGAGCTCGGACCATTACCTGCGTATCTCTGCTAGCTGGATATACGCTTATGGTGTATAGTTGTCTGAGCATCATTAAGGTTATTGACGTCAAGTTTGTTGCTTTTTATAGTATCATTGAACGCTGCTAATACCGTTTG
The genomic region above belongs to Zygotorulaspora mrakii chromosome 8, complete sequence and contains:
- the INA22 gene encoding Ina22p (similar to Saccharomyces cerevisiae YIR024C; ancestral locus Anc_2.652) yields the protein MMLVRLKKVGLQLIQRSYSVKSAARVPKKSGRTQFDKSMLKPALVVIIFGSMLSHVSNQQKRHAELERRYGLKMEILNDLIGRAKNGDIDFEVDRELKLVNKLFSRHSDFKDFNLEEEADDARGTYDSQTYSKQDILESLNRSTGTQEPESLDDFLKSIIEEADDNLLIERDQNVRKQGQPHHTTLKSSSEGIVEDKQILRREAERESELEDYKPSTEVHLIVENPGELYKAAEETKVTKFL
- the SEC11 gene encoding signal peptidase complex catalytic subunit SEC11 (similar to Saccharomyces cerevisiae SEC11 (YIR022W); ancestral locus Anc_2.648), with protein sequence MNLRFELTRFLNLCFVLSSAFMFWKGLSLATNSHSPIVVVLSGSMEPAFQRGDVLFLWNRNQRSRVGDVVIYEVEGKSIPIVHRVMREHHSEKNNKQLLLTKGDNNAGNDIPLYANKNIYLNKQSDIVGTVKGYIPQIGYITIWISENKYAKFAMMGLLGLSSLMSNE
- the ARC19 gene encoding Arc19p (similar to Saccharomyces cerevisiae ARC19 (YKL013C); ancestral locus Anc_2.650); the encoded protein is MSQSLRPYLTAVRYSLEAALTLSNFSSLEVERHNRPEVEVPNTSAELLLQPMHISRNENEQVLIESSVNSVRVSIKVKQADEIEQILVHKFTRFLEQRAESFYILRRTPISGYSISFLITNKHTESMKTGKLVDFIIEFMEDVDKEISEIKLFLNARARFVAEAYLGEFVY
- the PRP40 gene encoding snoRNA-splicing protein PRP40 (similar to Saccharomyces cerevisiae PRP40 (YKL012W); ancestral locus Anc_2.649), with translation MPDGEWKDARDAKGRVYYYNVKTGKSQWEKPEALFTVQESLLSKHGWKVSKTPEGTIYYYHTESGKSQWDVPQFADENLSKSEAKNIEDVPQTAYIEKSSEAEVKVVPSMVKVKNDQRDVSNLMILNPERKSKEEAEKEFIEMLQQNQVDSTWSFSKIISELGATDPRYWIVDDDPLWKQDVFDKYLTNRTEDQLLKERTETEKFKEAFEQMLRGKNQIKYYTRWSTVRRWIANEPIYKHSVVKEAVKRKTFQDYVKRLKEEREESIKSLKEQAIKELHEYLSNILLNPENRTKNKEDIPILTLQQLLNSYLFEKNKRFMANKHFKILTHADVLKVYLEILGEEEKTLHDKWRALSECCYTRDRIARDNFKGLLREPKLRIRANSNWNDVYPHFKNDERFLQLLGTDGSNALDFFLDYVEELNITIGAHRSMAQTLLIDKKFQWQDDDTKNRSGLIKVLEQNPNFEKVDKIDMDLVIDQLLKVRKEKLIQEAEVQQRILDQKKHLFKLMLHRLYRNLASKPTWEAAYHQLEQTVEFKELASSDVSLKDLYEEFLAECSSIGPHVNTTIPKVSKKRPLTPSIELDY
- the DAL81 gene encoding Dal81p (similar to Saccharomyces cerevisiae DAL81 (YIR023W); ancestral locus Anc_2.651), whose product is MSSGSEISRTDGFLGSNDRNREQSMTQTFNGDKKNEASQSEQPGRQERSNINNEVLSFNDNYTAILQNLASDNSHLFSNTFSQQDMDTPGMAIYKNNSETDNTRNLEHGNSNEKQNLDALLHHYQTLLSKSVNPNNSTFQLNTNPNSNTGTPSAHYGNHTNDNGETHNNNKNGTNKSIITESPCDHCRRRQTKCVIVPNLSNCVQCETKGIKCTFSEQPHRGYKPNDNGSKHVRTNDISNLEAPYKKTKLQNNSIGNENVVQYYTELLQHLNESMSHSASTNHSRDSPYCKPAVNSNTVGTRQPHDPQQQVQQFSSSQSHAQYPRSSFYVGATSIYDINLVNHIKLDHIDQIQLSPSVSLRRVAPNVQFILRDNFNQQLYMKQEQEIDMVEKLIYPHGKVLVEIFFKLIHPHFPILHERVFLEKYARSYRELTAPLLASVYSLALQWWDFHPKLIGFPKPDVASQLNEIAFRTFFDMIERPKLSMVQTGLLLLQCRSECSNNWVLNSAVVALSEELGLGVDCQDWKLPRWERGLRRRLAWAVWCQDKWVALLESRPSHLIFGRNWMVRMLSEEDFPSISPSISESHEASRPNSSMENPLSSGALFDMFPGNEDFVDGTLMFQQVVSLSVILGEIMDTFYTEGGMQVTSKIEQVLKLAKPLQLKLREWYHSLPSKLSMNRFVPRKFNPNATLTLAYFAAEITLHRKIITTLKQDTPKELVQVCRTAAKTRLVAAIEFVRDLKNEHINAFWYTCSTGNLMLIGTFAALLYVTSKTTDEAVGFRDCLRNYIWILKVGAKSFDKASNALNRIHILLTQIPGLLTDEQPREFMPNRSQSPAYNSQQWKSSSSVDLQQSPPNLSQLRNLPAELLQTLTNIQALSPHAMANKNSQSTSSPGYSNPQRSDTNRHHFSYNKAEKSNKNIESSSPSVGNLSPENMHAVSKRDPSTTSNSVPDRMDTTHSSQNSPAIIDKNPQAQTQDRETPSVVGNVKGKPITPQSVNGANVMKASPPLAIHENNREPTSNQGSTISPDSAQDKDESNTSDREECLSALGSGSLSSNNSKESKMES